In Strigops habroptila isolate Jane chromosome 7, bStrHab1.2.pri, whole genome shotgun sequence, the following are encoded in one genomic region:
- the GAR1 gene encoding H/ACA ribonucleoprotein complex subunit 1 yields the protein MSFRGRGGGGGRGGSFNRGGGGGDRGGFNRGGRGGFGRGGGRGGFNRGGYDQGPPESVVLLGEFMHPCEDDIVCKCKTEENKVPYFNAPVYLDNKEQIGKVDEIFGQLRDFYFSVKLSENMKASSFKKMQKFYIDPAKLLPLQRFLPRPPGEKGAPRGRGRGGRGGGRGGGRGGGRGGFGGGRGGGRGGGGFRGGRGGGGGRGGGGFRGGRGGGGGFRGRGY from the exons ATGTCTTTTCGTggaagaggaggtggaggaggaagaggaggcagcttCAATCgtggaggaggtggtggtgacAGAGGTGGCTTTAATCGTGGTGGACGAGGTGGCTTTGGACGGGGAGGTGGACGAGGAGGCTTCAACAGAGGCGGATATGACCAGGGGCCTCCAGAAAGTGTAGTTT taCTGGGAGAGTTCATGCATCCATGTGAAGATGACATTGTTTGTAAatgtaaaacagaagaaaacaaggtgCCTTATTTCAATGCCCCCGTGTACCTGGATAATAAGGAACAGATTGGCAAAGTGGATGAAATCTTCGGACAGCTGAGGGATTTt tatttttcagtgaaactgtCTGAGAACATGAAAGcctcttcatttaaaaaaatgcaaaag TTTTACATTGATCCAGCAAAGCTACTACCCCTTCAGAGATTTTTGCCAAGGCCACCTGGAGAAAAAGGTGCTCCCAGAGGACGTGGTAGAGGGGGACGTGGTGGTGGAcgtggaggaggaagaggtggtggCAGAG GAGGatttggaggaggaagaggtggaggaagaggaggaggagggttcagaggaggaagaggtggaggaggaggaagaggtggaggaggattcagaggaggaagaggtggtggAGGAGGCTTTCGGG gaagAGGATATTAA
- the RRH gene encoding visual pigment-like receptor peropsin: MHWNDSSNSSESDNEAHSAFTQTEHNVVAAYLITAGVISIFSNIVVLGIFVKYKELRTATNAIIINLAFTDIGVSGIGYPMSAASDLHGSWKFGYTGCQIYAALNIFFGMASIGLLTVVAVDRYLTICRPDIGRRMTTRSYATLILAAWINAVFWASMPTVGWASYAPDPTGATCTVNWRKNDASFVSYTMSVIAVNFVVPLTVMFYCYYNVSRTMKQYSSSNCLESINIDWSDQVDVTKMSVVMIVMFLVAWSPYSIVCLWSSFGDPKRISPAMAVIAPLFAKSSTFYNPCIYVVANKKFRRAILAMVRCQTRQEITINSALPMSVSQSALTS, from the exons ATGCATTGGAATGATTCATCCAATTCCTCAGAAAGTGACAATGAAGCTCATTCAGCCTTCACACAGACTGAGCACAACGTAGTTGCAGCTTACTTAATCACAGCAG gagTGATAAGCATTTTCAGTAACATTGTTGTGTTAGGCATCTTTGTTAAATACAAAGAGCTTCGGACAGCTACCAATGCCATTATTATCAACTTGGCTTTTACCGACATTGGTGTTAGTGGCATTGGTTACCCCATGTCTGCTGCCTCAGACCTGCACGGAAGCTGGAAATTTGGATATACCGGATGCCAG atctATGCTGccttaaatatcttttttggGATGGCGAGTATTGGTTTGCTCACTGTAGTGGCAGTCGACCGTTACCTGACAATCTGCAGGCCTGATATAG GAAGAAGAATGACTACCCGTAGCTATGCCACTCTCATCCTTGCTGCTTGGATAAATGCAGTCTTCTGGGCTTCCATGCCTACTGTGGGCTGGGCTAGCTACGCTCCGGATCCGACTGGAGCAACATGCACAGTAAATTGGAGGAAAAATGATGC GTCCTTTGTTTCCTACACAATGAGTGTAATTGCTGTTAATTTTGTTGTACCCTTAACAGTCATGTTTTACTGTTATTACAATGTTTCCCGGACCATGAAACAATATTCCAGTAGTAACTGCCTGGAGAGCATCAATATAGATTGGTCTGACCAAGTAGATGTGACAAAG ATGTCTGTTGTGATGATTGTAATGTTCTTGGTGGCATGGTCTCCGTATTCTATTGTGTGTTTATGGTCTTCTTTTGGAGACCCAAAGAGAATTTCTCCTGCAATGGCCGTCATAGCTCCTCTATTTGCAAAATCTTCCACATTCTATAATCCCTGCATTTATGTTGTTGCAAACAAAAA GTTTCGGAGGGCAATCCTGGCAATGGTGCGATGTCAGACAAGACAAGAGATAACTATAAACAGCGCCTTGCCCATGAGTGTATCACAAAGTGCACTGACATCGTAG